Proteins encoded within one genomic window of Streptomyces sp. NBC_01314:
- a CDS encoding winged helix-turn-helix domain-containing protein, whose protein sequence is MLRRHGWSCQQRARRAVERDDAAVAGWVRESWPRAKPPRRRSGHGW, encoded by the coding sequence TTGCTGCGGCGGCACGGCTGGTCGTGTCAGCAGCGTGCGCGGCGGGCAGTCGAACGGGACGATGCGGCGGTGGCCGGCTGGGTGAGGGAGTCCTGGCCCCGGGCAAAGCCACCGCGGCGGCGCTCGGGGCACGGCTGGTAA